The following are encoded in a window of Thermoanaerobacter ethanolicus JW 200 genomic DNA:
- a CDS encoding TetR/AcrR family transcriptional regulator has product MSHNNLEVIFKEMPKQTFFNLPEEKRKLITDTLIRYFSQKPYHKVDITDVAKECSVAKGSMYQYFENKKDMYFYSIEMAYSKFLDLLNKINIKQMSIFDYYENSLKTVWLALKSLKDEYILLERAFFFNDSPFKDEINEKFLTKSREFLVEIVKNNQEKGFIRDDINPLIIAIFLEGASFYLKKFVIERAINQEGTSTYSLDIEYFRGFFEQFLKLLKEGLEKE; this is encoded by the coding sequence ATGAGTCATAATAATCTTGAGGTGATATTTAAAGAGATGCCAAAGCAAACATTTTTTAATCTTCCAGAAGAAAAGCGAAAACTTATTACAGATACACTCATAAGATATTTTTCCCAAAAGCCCTATCACAAGGTTGACATTACAGATGTTGCAAAAGAGTGCTCTGTTGCAAAGGGGAGTATGTATCAGTATTTTGAAAATAAAAAGGATATGTATTTTTATTCAATTGAGATGGCTTATTCTAAATTCTTAGATCTTTTGAATAAAATAAATATAAAGCAGATGAGTATATTTGATTATTACGAAAATTCGTTGAAAACTGTATGGTTGGCTTTAAAATCTCTAAAAGACGAATATATTCTGCTTGAGCGAGCATTTTTTTTCAACGACTCACCATTTAAAGATGAAATAAATGAGAAGTTTTTGACTAAATCGCGTGAGTTTTTAGTTGAGATTGTTAAAAACAACCAGGAAAAAGGATTTATTAGAGATGATATTAATCCTCTTATAATAGCAATTTTTTTAGAAGGTGCAAGTTTTTATTTAAAAAAATTTGTAATAGAAAGAGCAATTAACCAAGAAGGCACCTCTACATATTCTTTGGATATAGAGTATTTTCGTGGTTTTTTTGAACAGTTTTTAAAGCTTTTAAAAGAAGGATTAGAAAAAGAATGA
- a CDS encoding ABC transporter permease has translation MVIKRIPKRIMLREKAQFLSIVLLVAIASMAYALFSITVRNIDENYKAFIENQNQEDGNFITSLPVDIKYLESKYNLKVEERLMVDYSEDNKTIRVFSISKQINKPFVSLGNMPHKGEILIDPNFFKKHQYKIGDTIKIANKNFIISGIFYLPDYIYIIKNDQDFLPDSEHFGIAAMNEEDLKTIAKVFPYHYYMFKGNLKDIDSFKSDVNQKWGLLKFVSRSENPRITFAEIKIDSVKRSTLPISLFVIFMSSVILFIVMRRLINNMHAEIGTLYSLGYSDKEVIKVFMHLPIYIWLIGSIFGSVLGFIEAIPFSTFFRAYFALPVVKNVYPISELFIAMFLPGVFILSSGYVAIKRFFKLTIVEMLHGVDEIKFNKLPRLSFLDKFSFQNRIMFKYGVRHFAREAVLVVGVIFSTILLMYGLSAKNAVIDAINKVYEKNFEYKYMYILNSISTHTELNFKKYKVEPFNFQAFETKNGNFNIVIYGIEKNSNMVKLFDERGARIEVNSGFVITRPLAQKLNAKEGQEIELKNKFDGKKYKLKVGKIADIPVGNQGFMDINEFNKIFGFEKGSFIGLYSDTPVQIPKQMLFDAQDKNYMIETLKGSAVTLQKSIEVLGLISAILALLIIYVLSGLAITENKKNIGILKMLGFKEKQIFKMILGFNSYSFAIGFLLGIPLSKFTMNQLMSSATKNTDISLTLDLSWQSVVGCFVVLAVTYILSRYLVRRKVAKVMPVDILKEQID, from the coding sequence ATGGTTATAAAAAGAATTCCAAAAAGGATTATGTTACGAGAAAAGGCTCAGTTTTTGTCAATTGTACTGCTTGTTGCAATTGCTTCAATGGCATATGCTCTTTTTAGTATAACAGTAAGAAATATTGACGAGAATTATAAAGCATTTATTGAAAATCAAAATCAGGAAGATGGAAACTTTATCACATCACTTCCTGTTGACATAAAATACCTTGAATCAAAGTATAATTTAAAGGTTGAAGAAAGACTTATGGTTGACTATTCAGAAGATAATAAAACAATAAGAGTATTTTCAATCTCAAAACAAATAAATAAACCATTTGTAAGCTTAGGGAATATGCCCCACAAAGGTGAGATTTTAATTGATCCAAACTTTTTCAAAAAGCATCAATACAAAATAGGAGATACAATTAAAATTGCAAATAAGAATTTTATTATAAGTGGAATATTTTATTTGCCAGATTACATTTATATTATCAAAAACGATCAAGATTTTTTGCCTGATTCTGAACACTTTGGAATTGCTGCAATGAATGAAGAGGACTTGAAAACAATTGCAAAAGTTTTTCCTTATCATTATTATATGTTCAAAGGGAATCTCAAAGATATTGATAGTTTTAAAAGTGATGTAAATCAAAAATGGGGCCTTTTAAAGTTTGTATCAAGATCAGAAAATCCTCGCATCACTTTTGCTGAGATTAAAATTGACAGTGTGAAAAGGTCAACATTGCCAATAAGTTTGTTTGTGATATTCATGTCATCAGTAATTTTGTTTATTGTTATGCGAAGGCTTATCAACAATATGCATGCAGAGATAGGAACCCTTTATTCCTTAGGATATTCGGATAAAGAGGTAATAAAAGTCTTTATGCATCTGCCAATTTATATTTGGCTAATTGGGAGTATTTTTGGTTCTGTCTTGGGCTTTATTGAAGCAATTCCTTTTTCAACTTTTTTCAGGGCCTATTTTGCTTTACCTGTTGTAAAGAATGTCTATCCTATATCAGAGCTTTTTATTGCAATGTTTCTTCCAGGAGTTTTTATTCTAAGTTCTGGCTATGTTGCCATTAAGAGATTTTTCAAACTTACAATTGTTGAGATGCTTCATGGGGTTGACGAGATAAAGTTCAACAAACTGCCAAGGTTAAGCTTTTTGGATAAATTTAGTTTTCAAAATAGAATTATGTTTAAGTATGGGGTTCGGCATTTCGCCCGAGAAGCTGTTTTGGTGGTAGGCGTGATTTTTTCAACAATCCTTTTGATGTACGGATTGAGTGCAAAAAATGCTGTGATAGATGCAATAAATAAAGTTTATGAAAAGAACTTTGAATACAAGTATATGTATATTTTAAATTCAATCAGTACTCATACAGAGCTAAATTTTAAGAAGTATAAAGTAGAACCTTTTAATTTTCAGGCTTTTGAAACAAAAAATGGCAATTTTAATATTGTGATTTATGGAATTGAGAAGAATTCAAATATGGTTAAGCTTTTTGATGAAAGAGGAGCAAGAATAGAAGTAAATAGTGGTTTTGTCATAACACGACCATTAGCGCAAAAATTAAATGCGAAAGAGGGGCAAGAGATTGAGCTTAAAAATAAGTTTGATGGAAAGAAATACAAATTAAAGGTTGGAAAGATCGCTGATATTCCAGTTGGCAACCAAGGCTTTATGGATATAAATGAGTTCAATAAGATATTCGGGTTTGAAAAAGGAAGTTTTATAGGACTTTATTCTGATACTCCAGTCCAGATTCCAAAACAGATGCTATTTGATGCGCAGGATAAAAATTACATGATAGAAACTCTCAAAGGTTCAGCTGTAACGTTACAAAAATCCATAGAAGTGCTTGGTCTTATCTCAGCAATTTTGGCACTGCTGATAATCTATGTTTTGTCGGGCTTAGCTATTACTGAAAACAAAAAGAATATTGGAATTTTGAAGATGTTAGGATTCAAAGAAAAACAGATTTTCAAGATGATCTTGGGTTTTAACAGCTATTCCTTCGCGATAGGATTTTTGCTTGGTATTCCACTTTCGAAATTTACCATGAACCAGCTTATGAGCTCAGCCACAAAAAATACAGATATTTCACTAACTCTTGATTTGAGCTGGCAGAGTGTAGTTGGTTGTTTTGTTGTACTTGCTGTAACATATATACTTTCAAGATATCTTGTGAGAAGGAAAGTTGCCAAGGTTATGCCAGTAGATATATTAAAAGAACAAATTGATTAA
- a CDS encoding ABC transporter ATP-binding protein, with the protein MFIVVENLTRIYKVGANNVRALDDVSFEFEKGKIYTVVGPSGSGKTTLFNILGGLDRADRGRVFVDSKEITKFSKNELALYRRDYVGFVFQFYNLINGLTVYENVLSSAVLSKNSLDVDKVLKMVDVYSEKDKFPFELSGGAATKSGHCTSCCQEPIHNSL; encoded by the coding sequence ATGTTTATAGTGGTTGAAAACTTGACACGAATTTACAAAGTGGGAGCGAACAATGTCAGGGCATTGGATGATGTTAGCTTTGAATTTGAAAAGGGGAAAATTTATACAGTTGTTGGACCATCTGGCTCAGGTAAGACTACCCTTTTTAATATCCTTGGAGGACTCGATAGGGCAGATAGAGGAAGGGTTTTTGTTGATAGCAAGGAAATAACAAAGTTTTCCAAAAACGAGCTTGCACTTTACAGGCGCGATTATGTTGGTTTTGTTTTTCAATTTTATAATCTTATAAACGGCCTTACTGTATATGAAAATGTTTTATCAAGTGCAGTTTTGAGCAAAAACTCTCTTGATGTTGATAAGGTTTTGAAGATGGTTGATGTGTATTCAGAAAAAGATAAATTTCCTTTTGAGCTCTCAGGGGGGGCAGCAACAAAGAGTGGCCATTGCACGAGCTGTTGTCAAGAACCCATCCATAATTCTTTGTGA
- a CDS encoding transposase family protein, whose product MKQKPHTCPRCGKLTSKVHDYRTQRIKDIPLWGKKNFLLCPEKEGL is encoded by the coding sequence ATGAAACAAAAACCTCATACTTGCCCAAGATGTGGAAAATTAACCTCTAAGGTGCACGACTACAGAACCCAAAGAATAAAAGACATACCATTATGGGGCAAAAAAAACTTTTTATTGTGCCCAGAAAAAGAAGG